A single genomic interval of Antechinus flavipes isolate AdamAnt ecotype Samford, QLD, Australia chromosome 1, AdamAnt_v2, whole genome shotgun sequence harbors:
- the FSBP gene encoding fibrinogen silencer-binding protein, with translation MVGKARSSNFTLSEKLDLLKLVKPYVKILEEHTNKHSVIVEKNKCWDIIADKYNAVGVDRPPRTAQGLRTLYKRLKEYAKQELLQQKETLLDHRSSISEPTKKVVEMIPQISSVCLGRDKNYIQSANVDKEAHAGTSLPQVMLDHHPVAITVELDQEEDIKPPPSLIVDSQQNETLEQREEHELVHVMERASPSLSSVDTRMTLSPSSLPRRDEFFRHESGEHFRPLFGYDPQTLQMIKEEHQVILENQRKFGLYVQEKRDGLKRRQQLEEELLKAKIKVEKLRAIRLRRDLPEYNSV, from the exons ATGGTTGGAAAGGCTAGATCTTCTAATTTTACCTTATCTGAAAAGCTTGATTTGCTAAAGCTGGTGAAGCCATATGTTAAAATTCTTGAAGAACACACTAATAAACATTCAGTAATAGTGGAAAAGAACAAATGCTGGGATATCATAGCAGATAAATATAATGCTGTTGGAGTAGATCGCCCTCCTCGTACAGCACAAGGCCTGCGTACCCTCTATAAAAGGCTCAAAGAATACGCCAAACAAGAGCTCTTGCAGCAAAAGGAGACTCTGTTAGATCATAGGAGCAGTATTTCTGAACCAACCAAGAAAGTTGTGGAAATGATTCCCCAGATTTCCAGTGTGTGCCTAGGAAGAGACAAGAACTATATACAAAG TGCAAACGTGGATAAGGAAGCGCATGCAGGTACCAGTTTGCCACAGGTGATGTTGGATCACCATCCTGTTGCTATTACAGTGGAATTGGACCAAGAAGAAGATATTAAACCACCTCCTTCACTAATTGTAGATTCTCAACAGAATGAGACATTAGAGCAAAGAGAAGAACATGAACTGGTCCATGTTATGGAGAGAGCTTCACCTTCACTTTCCTCTGTTGATACAAGAATGACATTATCACCATCTTCTCTTCCAAGAAGAGATGAATTTTTTAGACATGAAAGTGGAGAACATTTTAGACCATTATTTGGATATGATCCACAAACATTGCAAATGATCAAGGAGGAGCATCAGGTAATtttagaaaatcaaagaaaatttggACTCTATGTTCAAGAAAAAAGGGATGGATTAAAGAGAAGGCAGCAGCTTGAGGAAGAGCTtctaaaagcaaaaatcaaagtGGAGAAACTGAGAGCAATACGCTTAAGACGGGATCTTCCTGAATACAACAGCGtctaa